In Streptomyces sp. NBC_01408, one DNA window encodes the following:
- a CDS encoding PadR family transcriptional regulator, whose product MTSSQKLKKQELPPTAWAVLGLLSFPGERTGYELKKWADSSLRFFYWSPAISQIYAELRRLEELGYAASARSGPEEARAKRRYAITDAGRAALSGWAADVSEAGPPVLKHGLLLRIWLGHLAEPERLRAMVGEHLERTRGELAAVREAMGQAGDVAEWAFPVLALRWSERQHLAELELAQALLADLADLPGPAEAGPQAGPQAGPEAEAKASPEAEAAPETGAEAGPEA is encoded by the coding sequence ATGACTAGTAGTCAGAAGCTGAAGAAGCAAGAGCTGCCGCCGACCGCGTGGGCGGTTCTCGGTCTGCTCTCCTTCCCCGGGGAGCGGACCGGTTACGAACTGAAGAAGTGGGCGGACTCCTCGCTCCGCTTCTTCTACTGGTCACCGGCGATCAGCCAGATCTACGCGGAACTGCGCCGCCTGGAGGAGCTCGGGTACGCCGCCTCCGCGCGCTCGGGGCCCGAGGAGGCACGGGCCAAACGGCGGTACGCCATCACCGACGCCGGCCGCGCGGCCCTGTCCGGCTGGGCCGCGGACGTCTCGGAGGCCGGACCCCCGGTCCTCAAGCACGGGCTGCTGCTGCGGATCTGGCTGGGGCACCTGGCCGAGCCGGAGCGGCTGCGGGCGATGGTCGGGGAGCACCTGGAGCGGACCCGGGGCGAGCTGGCCGCCGTACGGGAGGCGATGGGGCAGGCGGGCGACGTGGCGGAATGGGCCTTCCCGGTCCTCGCGCTGCGCTGGAGCGAGCGGCAGCACCTGGCGGAACTGGAGCTGGCACAGGCCCTGCTGGCGGACCTGGCGGACCTCCCGGGACCGGCGGAGGCCGGACCTCAGGCCGGACCTCAGGCCGGACCGGAGGCCGAGGCGAAGGCCTCACCCGAGGCGGAGGCGGCACCCGAGACGGGAGCTGAGGCCGGACCTGAGGCCTGA
- a CDS encoding DUF6421 family protein, with product MTEILVPGPGGTAIAADARVVDHPAWPELKAAVEEIRPWQAKDGSIDFEAEGAPARAAAEAAVERVVGAVQALSPLLPHATAYHQALVGDLRKWAADGFVVPDFLDSLLAFHPAAERADGLQHLVVFPMYTQNGNPDRNLEAVALKMVWPEWLAELERTRYDNPLFLGITFEDFTPGYDTNSAVLFPETIAVREAPERFTWGGIFCDREAARYRKVTEAAVDILGIELPEDIAAMVQDQQRCEKAFVLWDMVHDRTHSHGDLPFDPFMIKQRQPFWMYGLEELRCDLTAFKEAVKLESEGNEHGRDVQYAVLFDRMFRFPVSGDRNRNYDGLGGQLLFAYLHKHDVVRWTDNKLKIDWMRAPQVTNQLCGEIEDLYRAGIDRPKLVHWFKAYELVSTYLAPHPGSKWAKGPDALDMTQPPRKLVDDVLPDEFPLSMFYEALAKKLKGVIASTKGITARNAEHAENAARVAA from the coding sequence ATGACGGAAATTCTTGTGCCGGGTCCCGGCGGTACCGCGATAGCCGCCGATGCGCGGGTGGTCGACCACCCGGCGTGGCCCGAGCTCAAGGCCGCCGTGGAGGAGATCCGCCCCTGGCAGGCCAAGGACGGCTCCATCGACTTCGAGGCGGAGGGCGCCCCCGCCCGGGCCGCCGCCGAGGCCGCCGTCGAGCGCGTGGTCGGCGCCGTCCAGGCGCTCTCCCCGCTGCTCCCGCACGCCACGGCCTACCACCAGGCCCTCGTCGGCGACCTGCGCAAGTGGGCCGCGGACGGTTTCGTGGTGCCGGACTTCCTCGACTCCCTGCTGGCCTTCCACCCGGCCGCCGAGCGCGCCGACGGTCTCCAGCACCTCGTGGTCTTCCCCATGTACACGCAGAACGGCAACCCGGACCGCAATCTGGAGGCCGTCGCGCTCAAGATGGTGTGGCCCGAGTGGCTCGCCGAGCTGGAGCGCACCCGGTACGACAACCCGCTCTTCCTCGGCATCACCTTCGAGGACTTCACCCCGGGCTACGACACCAACTCCGCCGTGCTCTTCCCGGAGACCATCGCGGTGCGCGAGGCCCCCGAGCGCTTCACCTGGGGCGGCATCTTCTGCGACCGCGAGGCCGCCCGCTACCGCAAGGTCACCGAGGCCGCCGTGGACATCCTGGGCATCGAGCTGCCCGAGGACATCGCCGCCATGGTCCAGGACCAGCAGCGCTGCGAGAAGGCATTCGTCCTGTGGGACATGGTCCACGACCGCACCCACAGCCACGGCGACCTGCCGTTCGACCCCTTCATGATCAAGCAGCGCCAGCCGTTCTGGATGTACGGGCTGGAGGAGCTGCGCTGCGACCTCACCGCCTTCAAGGAGGCCGTGAAGCTCGAGTCCGAGGGCAACGAGCACGGCCGCGACGTGCAGTACGCGGTCCTCTTCGACCGGATGTTCCGCTTCCCGGTCTCCGGCGACCGCAACCGCAACTACGACGGTCTCGGCGGCCAGCTCCTCTTCGCGTACCTCCACAAGCACGACGTCGTGCGCTGGACGGACAACAAGCTGAAGATCGACTGGATGCGCGCCCCGCAGGTCACCAACCAGCTGTGCGGCGAGATCGAGGACCTCTACCGGGCCGGCATCGACCGCCCGAAGCTCGTCCACTGGTTCAAGGCCTACGAGCTGGTCTCCACCTACCTCGCCCCGCACCCGGGCTCCAAGTGGGCCAAGGGCCCCGACGCCCTCGACATGACGCAGCCTCCGCGCAAGCTCGTGGACGACGTGCTTCCGGACGAGTTTCCGCTCAGCATGTTCTATGAGGCCCTCGCCAAGAAGCTCAAGGGCGTGATCGCCTCTACGAAGGGCATCACCGCCCGGAACGCGGAACACGCCGAGAACGCTGCGCGGGTCGCCGCGTGA
- a CDS encoding phosphatase PAP2 family protein yields the protein MRNERLRWTGVGCALLAAVLTALVLARWQPLLSYDDRVTRDLHGYSVLHPGVTQLMRVLSDLVWDPWTMRVLAALACVWLWWRADRWRAVRVALATVIGSAVQQGLKALVGRERPVWTDPVDTAQYAAYPSGHAMTATVVCGMLLWLLPHGSPARPSEPARPTRGAWPVWTAPAAWSLAVVSVLGVGFTRVYLGVHWPSDVLGGWLLGVVVVACATTWGAPEGRGRIRVRVGS from the coding sequence ATGCGGAACGAACGACTTCGGTGGACGGGCGTCGGCTGCGCGCTGCTGGCGGCCGTGCTGACCGCGCTGGTGCTGGCGCGGTGGCAGCCGCTGCTCTCGTACGACGACCGGGTGACCCGGGACCTGCACGGCTACTCCGTCCTCCACCCGGGGGTCACGCAGCTCATGCGGGTGCTGAGCGACTTGGTGTGGGACCCCTGGACCATGCGCGTCCTGGCCGCCCTGGCCTGTGTCTGGCTGTGGTGGCGAGCAGACCGGTGGCGGGCGGTGCGGGTGGCGCTGGCCACCGTGATCGGCTCGGCGGTGCAGCAGGGGCTGAAGGCTCTGGTGGGGCGGGAGCGCCCGGTGTGGACGGATCCCGTGGACACGGCGCAGTACGCGGCCTATCCGTCCGGCCACGCCATGACGGCGACGGTGGTGTGCGGGATGCTGCTGTGGCTGCTCCCGCACGGGTCCCCGGCGCGCCCGTCGGAGCCGGCACGGCCGACGCGGGGGGCGTGGCCGGTGTGGACGGCTCCGGCGGCGTGGTCCCTGGCCGTGGTGTCGGTGCTCGGCGTCGGCTTCACCCGCGTCTACCTCGGTGTGCACTGGCCCTCCGACGTGCTCGGGGGCTGGCTGCTGGGCGTCGTCGTGGTGGCCTGCGCGACGACCTGGGGGGCTCCGGAGGGCCGGGGCCGCATACGTGTCAGAGTCGGGTCATGA
- a CDS encoding alpha/beta hydrolase → MTDPADRLSSAAAPAAPADPLDATDPADRLAPAAPGDRLVPADPTDPTDPTEPADPVDRLDPAARPFADALAAAFPDVGGSVTDAAEARRILAAAPAPPAGPPPVGSVEDREIPGPAGAPPLGVRVYYPDPEQWPGLRPTVVFCHGGGWVLCDLDSHDATVRALCRASGAVLVSVDYRRAPEARFPAAALDAYAALCWAGAHLDELGGDPAALVVAGDSAGANLAVASLLLARERGGPAVALQVLLYPALDAAQDSPSYRTDARGYFLTAAHLRWFWEQYLGPADPGHPLASPLRADPAGLPPAHVVVAGCDPLRDDGVAYHRLLAGNGIASTLDGHPGMFHGFLALSGVLPQAREAMRRLGGVIDSTLKHGKNSGEGGGDAG, encoded by the coding sequence ATGACCGACCCCGCCGACCGCCTCTCCTCTGCTGCCGCTCCTGCCGCTCCTGCCGACCCACTCGACGCCACTGACCCTGCCGACCGACTCGCCCCCGCGGCCCCTGGCGACCGACTCGTCCCTGCCGACCCCACCGACCCCACCGACCCCACCGAACCCGCCGACCCCGTCGACCGGCTCGACCCCGCCGCCCGGCCCTTCGCGGACGCCCTCGCCGCCGCCTTCCCCGATGTCGGCGGCAGCGTCACCGACGCCGCCGAGGCCCGCCGGATCCTCGCCGCCGCGCCCGCGCCGCCGGCCGGGCCGCCCCCCGTCGGTTCGGTCGAGGACCGGGAGATCCCGGGCCCGGCCGGGGCGCCGCCGCTGGGCGTCCGGGTCTACTACCCCGACCCGGAGCAGTGGCCCGGGCTCCGCCCGACCGTGGTGTTCTGCCACGGCGGGGGCTGGGTCCTGTGCGATCTCGACAGTCACGACGCCACCGTCCGCGCGCTCTGCCGGGCCTCCGGCGCCGTACTCGTCTCCGTCGACTACCGGCGCGCGCCGGAGGCCCGGTTCCCCGCCGCCGCCCTCGACGCGTACGCCGCCCTGTGCTGGGCCGGCGCCCACCTCGACGAGCTGGGCGGCGACCCGGCCGCCCTGGTGGTGGCCGGGGACAGCGCCGGAGCCAACCTGGCCGTGGCCTCGCTGCTGCTGGCCCGGGAGCGCGGGGGACCGGCGGTCGCGCTCCAGGTGCTGCTCTACCCCGCCCTGGACGCCGCCCAGGACAGCCCGTCGTACCGGACCGACGCGCGGGGGTACTTCCTGACCGCCGCCCACCTGCGCTGGTTCTGGGAGCAGTACCTCGGCCCGGCGGACCCCGGCCATCCGCTGGCCTCCCCGCTGCGCGCGGACCCGGCCGGGCTGCCTCCCGCCCACGTGGTGGTCGCGGGGTGCGATCCGCTGCGGGACGACGGGGTGGCGTACCACCGCCTGCTGGCCGGGAACGGGATCGCCTCGACCCTGGACGGCCATCCCGGGATGTTCCACGGCTTCCTCGCGCTGTCCGGCGTACTCCCGCAGGCCCGGGAGGCCATGCGGCGACTGGGCGGAGTCATCGATTCCACCCTTAAGCACGGGAAGAATTCCGGTGAAGGAGGGGGTGACGCAGGATAA
- a CDS encoding M56 family metallopeptidase: protein MMVPAVLLLLGALTAVLAPRLLARADWPEREPVVALWVWQCVVGAVLLCLALSMLLSAAAAWLAVRDGLFAAAPHGVVDAYALGASGGPWAAATALLLAGGALWTGAKLTLEVLRARARRRAQGTELLVRAPLLPGEDPAAARLVVLEGARPDAWWLPGTAPQLVVTTAALGRLKGSQLDAVLAHEQGHAAARHDWLLNCARALAGGFPRVPVFAAFEAEMHRLVELAADDVASRRFGRLTVALALVGLNEDRGVFGPGPAPHAHVTHRVRRLLSAAPRLSAVRRLRLTALATLVPAVPLLVAFVPGLSALA from the coding sequence ATGATGGTCCCCGCCGTTCTCCTGCTGCTCGGCGCCCTGACCGCGGTGCTCGCCCCCCGTCTGCTGGCCCGGGCCGACTGGCCCGAGCGTGAACCCGTCGTCGCCCTGTGGGTGTGGCAGTGCGTGGTCGGCGCCGTACTCCTGTGCCTCGCCCTGTCGATGCTGCTCAGCGCGGCGGCCGCCTGGCTGGCGGTCCGGGACGGGCTCTTCGCCGCCGCCCCGCACGGGGTGGTCGACGCCTACGCGCTGGGCGCCTCCGGCGGGCCGTGGGCCGCCGCCACCGCACTGCTCCTGGCGGGCGGCGCCCTGTGGACGGGCGCCAAGCTGACTTTGGAGGTGCTGCGGGCGCGGGCGCGCCGGCGGGCGCAGGGCACCGAGCTGCTGGTCCGGGCCCCGCTGCTGCCCGGGGAGGACCCGGCCGCGGCACGGCTGGTCGTGCTGGAGGGGGCGCGGCCGGACGCCTGGTGGCTGCCGGGGACGGCTCCGCAGCTGGTGGTCACGACGGCGGCCCTGGGCCGGCTCAAGGGGAGCCAGCTGGACGCCGTACTGGCCCACGAGCAGGGGCACGCCGCGGCCCGCCACGACTGGCTGCTGAACTGCGCGCGGGCCCTGGCCGGAGGCTTCCCGCGGGTGCCGGTCTTCGCCGCGTTCGAGGCGGAGATGCACCGCCTCGTCGAGCTGGCCGCCGACGACGTGGCCTCGCGGCGGTTCGGCCGGCTGACGGTCGCGCTGGCCCTGGTCGGACTGAACGAGGACCGCGGGGTGTTCGGGCCCGGCCCGGCCCCGCACGCGCACGTCACGCACCGGGTGCGGCGGCTGCTGTCGGCCGCGCCCCGGCTCTCGGCGGTCCGGCGGCTGCGGCTGACGGCGCTGGCCACGCTGGTCCCGGCGGTCCCGCTGCTGGTGGCCTTCGTACCGGGTCTGAGCGCCCTGGCGTAG
- a CDS encoding DUF5134 domain-containing protein: MHGPATSLPASVSAWLLVLLCAASGAYCLVRAGRAGRGGRGAAAGEALMGFGMAVMAAPTGLGTWGPPILLAVFCAAALHALWLLHEGVHHTHHLVGSLAMAYMALTMTVPGTTASTTATGYGTAGGHGAGLPLLTGALLLYFAGYVLLGGARLVAAGGGAQPLTGPVGSDAPLKSAELTRACRLAMGIGMLAMLLTM, encoded by the coding sequence GTGCACGGTCCCGCCACGTCCCTTCCCGCCTCCGTCTCCGCCTGGCTGCTGGTCCTGCTGTGCGCGGCGAGCGGCGCCTACTGCCTGGTGCGGGCGGGCAGAGCCGGCCGGGGCGGGCGGGGCGCGGCGGCCGGCGAGGCGCTGATGGGCTTCGGCATGGCCGTGATGGCCGCGCCCACGGGGCTGGGCACGTGGGGGCCCCCGATCCTGCTGGCGGTCTTCTGCGCGGCGGCGCTGCACGCCCTGTGGCTGCTGCACGAGGGGGTGCACCACACGCACCACCTCGTCGGTTCGCTGGCCATGGCCTACATGGCGCTGACGATGACGGTGCCGGGCACGACGGCCTCGACGACGGCCACCGGGTACGGGACCGCAGGCGGGCACGGCGCCGGGCTGCCGCTCCTCACCGGCGCACTGCTGCTCTACTTCGCGGGGTACGTCCTGCTGGGCGGGGCCCGGCTGGTGGCGGCGGGCGGCGGCGCCCAGCCGCTCACCGGACCCGTCGGGAGCGACGCGCCCCTGAAGTCCGCGGAGCTGACCCGGGCCTGCCGACTGGCCATGGGAATAGGGATGTTGGCCATGCTGCTCACCATGTGA
- a CDS encoding low specificity L-threonine aldolase, whose product MRTDARRHHDPAVRGFASDNYAGVHPEILEAIALANGGHQVAYGDDEYTEHLQKVFRSHFGPYAQAFPVFNGTGANVTALQALTDRWGAVICAESAHINVDEGGAPERMAGLKLLTVPTPDGKLTPELIDRQAWGWEDEHRAMPQVVSITQNTELGTVYTPDEIRAICEHAHGKGMKVHLDGARIANAAASLDVPMRTFTNTVGVDVLSYGGTKNGMMFGEAVVVLNPDAVRQMKHIRKMSMQLASKMRFVSVQLEALLAKDLWLRNARHSNAMAQRLAAGVRETDGVEILYPVQANAVFARLPHEVSLRLQKRYRFYFWDETAGDVRWMCGFDTQEEDVDGFLQALKEELAR is encoded by the coding sequence GTGAGAACCGATGCGCGCCGCCACCACGACCCGGCGGTACGCGGTTTCGCGAGCGACAACTACGCGGGGGTGCATCCGGAGATCCTGGAGGCCATCGCGCTCGCCAACGGCGGCCACCAGGTCGCCTACGGTGACGACGAGTACACCGAACACCTGCAGAAGGTCTTCCGCAGCCACTTCGGACCGTACGCGCAGGCCTTCCCGGTCTTCAACGGAACCGGCGCCAACGTCACGGCCCTCCAGGCCCTGACCGACCGCTGGGGCGCCGTGATCTGCGCCGAGTCGGCGCACATCAACGTCGACGAGGGCGGTGCGCCGGAGCGGATGGCGGGCCTGAAGCTGCTCACCGTCCCGACGCCGGACGGCAAGCTCACCCCGGAGCTCATCGACCGCCAGGCCTGGGGCTGGGAGGACGAGCACCGGGCGATGCCCCAGGTCGTCTCGATCACCCAGAACACCGAGCTGGGCACCGTGTACACCCCGGACGAGATCCGGGCCATCTGCGAGCACGCGCACGGCAAGGGCATGAAGGTCCACCTGGACGGCGCCCGGATAGCCAACGCCGCGGCCTCGCTCGACGTGCCGATGCGGACCTTCACCAACACGGTCGGCGTGGACGTGCTGTCGTACGGCGGCACCAAGAACGGCATGATGTTCGGCGAGGCCGTGGTGGTGCTCAATCCGGACGCGGTCCGGCAGATGAAGCACATCCGCAAGATGTCGATGCAGCTCGCGTCCAAGATGCGGTTCGTGTCGGTGCAGCTGGAGGCGCTGCTCGCCAAGGACCTGTGGCTGCGCAACGCCCGGCACTCCAACGCGATGGCGCAGCGGCTGGCCGCGGGCGTCCGCGAGACGGACGGGGTGGAGATCCTCTACCCGGTGCAGGCCAACGCGGTGTTCGCGCGGCTGCCGCACGAGGTGTCGCTGCGGCTGCAGAAGCGCTACCGCTTCTACTTCTGGGACGAGACCGCCGGTGACGTCCGCTGGATGTGCGGCTTCGACACCCAGGAGGAGGACGTGGACGGCTTCCTCCAGGCGCTGAAGGAAGAGCTGGCGCGCTGA
- a CDS encoding glycerophosphodiester phosphodiesterase family protein: MTFLTIGHRGVMGVEPENTLRSFVRAERSGMDVIALDLQLSKDGTLVVLHDPEVDRTTDGSGAVADLTLAALRELDAGQGEHVPLFEEVVDAVRTPLQVSVRDRATAGVLAQLILRRDLTARVEVASADEAVLAEAARLVPGLRTTLYASPHGPDIVDRALAAGAATIALDIRRLTLETVEAAHAAGIRVTGWTVNTLDQLRLARALELDGAVTDFPEIRSTGRFTA, from the coding sequence TTGACTTTCCTCACCATCGGTCACCGCGGGGTCATGGGTGTCGAACCGGAGAACACCCTGCGGTCGTTCGTCCGTGCGGAACGCTCCGGCATGGACGTCATCGCACTGGATCTCCAGCTGAGCAAGGACGGCACCCTCGTCGTCCTGCACGACCCCGAGGTGGACCGGACCACCGACGGCTCGGGGGCCGTCGCCGATCTGACCCTGGCCGCCCTGCGCGAGCTCGACGCCGGCCAGGGCGAGCACGTGCCGCTCTTCGAGGAGGTGGTGGACGCGGTCCGGACTCCCCTCCAGGTGTCGGTACGGGACCGGGCCACCGCCGGTGTGCTCGCGCAGCTGATCCTGCGCCGCGACCTGACCGCGCGGGTGGAGGTGGCCTCCGCCGACGAAGCGGTGCTCGCCGAGGCGGCCCGGCTGGTGCCGGGCCTGCGGACCACCTTGTACGCGAGCCCGCACGGCCCCGACATCGTGGACCGGGCGCTGGCCGCCGGGGCCGCCACGATCGCGCTGGACATCCGGCGGCTCACCCTGGAGACCGTGGAGGCGGCGCACGCCGCCGGGATCCGGGTGACCGGCTGGACGGTCAACACCCTGGATCAGCTGCGGCTGGCGCGGGCGCTCGAACTGGACGGCGCCGTCACCGACTTCCCCGAGATCCGCAGTACGGGCCGGTTCACCGCGTGA
- a CDS encoding SDR family NAD(P)-dependent oxidoreductase, which produces MNGSGNGNGNGKLQGAVVAVAGAGGPAGRATLLRLAEAGAVVVASDADPARLAEAVDAARYAHGGATITGDTVDLLDLDATKAWAEQTEKEFGHVDGLVHLVGGWRGSTTFTDTDLADWDFLEKLLIRTVQHTSLAFHDGLLRSDRGRYVLVSQSGAHKPVANNAAYNAGKAAAEAWTLALADSFRKVGGDEGPGAAAAILVIKALVHDAMRAERPNAKFAGFTDVKELAEAIAGVWERPAIDVNGKRLWLTPQP; this is translated from the coding sequence ATGAACGGCTCCGGGAACGGCAACGGCAACGGGAAGCTCCAGGGAGCGGTGGTCGCGGTGGCCGGGGCGGGCGGGCCCGCCGGCCGCGCCACCCTGCTCCGCCTCGCCGAGGCGGGTGCGGTGGTCGTGGCCTCCGACGCCGACCCGGCGCGGCTCGCGGAAGCCGTGGACGCGGCACGCTACGCCCACGGCGGCGCCACCATCACCGGTGACACCGTGGACCTGCTCGACCTGGACGCCACCAAGGCGTGGGCCGAGCAGACCGAGAAGGAGTTCGGCCACGTGGACGGCCTAGTCCACCTCGTCGGCGGCTGGCGCGGATCCACCACCTTCACCGACACCGACCTCGCGGACTGGGACTTCCTGGAGAAGCTCCTCATCCGCACCGTCCAGCACACCTCGCTCGCCTTCCACGACGGCCTGCTGCGCAGCGACCGCGGCCGCTACGTCCTGGTCAGCCAGTCCGGCGCGCACAAGCCGGTCGCCAACAACGCCGCGTACAACGCGGGCAAGGCGGCGGCCGAGGCCTGGACGCTGGCGCTCGCCGACTCCTTCCGCAAGGTGGGGGGCGATGAGGGTCCGGGCGCTGCGGCTGCGATCCTGGTCATCAAGGCACTGGTGCACGACGCGATGCGCGCCGAGCGTCCCAATGCGAAGTTCGCGGGCTTCACCGACGTCAAGGAGCTGGCCGAGGCCATCGCCGGAGTCTGGGAGCGGCCCGCCATCGATGTGAACGGAAAGCGTCTGTGGCTCACTCCGCAACCGTGA
- a CDS encoding GNAT family N-acetyltransferase — translation MSTPSPAPLSFRSAVEADVPELVALVESAYRGDASRAGWTTEADYLEGQRTDAGGVRQVIDTPDSTLLVVERAGELVACCQLEHRGDHVYFGMFAVRPGLQGGGLGKEILAEAERRAGEVWGAKEMRMTVVNVREELIAYYVRRGYRRTGELSPFPYGDERFGVPLREDLAFELLVKSL, via the coding sequence ATGTCGACGCCCAGCCCCGCCCCCCTGAGCTTCCGCAGTGCCGTGGAGGCGGACGTACCGGAGCTGGTGGCCCTGGTCGAGTCGGCGTACCGCGGAGACGCCAGCCGCGCGGGATGGACCACGGAGGCGGACTACCTGGAGGGCCAGCGCACCGACGCGGGCGGGGTCCGACAGGTCATAGACACCCCGGACAGCACCCTGCTCGTCGTCGAGCGGGCCGGTGAACTCGTCGCCTGCTGCCAGCTCGAACACCGCGGCGACCACGTCTACTTCGGGATGTTCGCCGTCCGCCCCGGACTCCAGGGCGGCGGCCTCGGCAAGGAGATCCTGGCCGAGGCCGAGCGCCGCGCGGGCGAGGTCTGGGGCGCCAAGGAGATGCGGATGACGGTGGTGAACGTACGGGAGGAGCTCATCGCCTACTACGTGCGCCGCGGCTACCGGCGCACCGGCGAGCTGAGCCCCTTCCCGTACGGCGACGAGCGCTTCGGCGTACCGCTCCGTGAGGACCTGGCCTTCGAGCTCCTGGTCAAGTCGCTCTGA
- a CDS encoding LLM class flavin-dependent oxidoreductase: MKFSVIFEAQLADPTVEREHQVIRDCVEQAVLAERMGFDRIWAVEHHSLKWYAHMSAPEIFLTWVAARTNTIRIGHGVVCMPFNFNHPVRVAERAAMLDLLSGGRLDLGAGRGGTVQETSLCGVDKERTTAEVEEALRIIGRAWQEEELEYHGELIDIDPHPILPRPAQTPHPPLFLACSREETLVQAAELGIGALVMGFAGPESIARMRSVYDAAVAGRDGGRFVSSVVNDHFSVLCPTIVLDDPEEARRIGIRGQRFFAQSIGHWYGGAGIPDEAVVEGADEAAEMRRAAEQVVARLHEQAIPVRPTSTATFHADHAYGSADDAIAYVQRLKEAGADEIMCLIQMGTVEQEACLETLRQWGEKVIPHFAEGPGADAPGADVPGRNG, encoded by the coding sequence GTGAAATTCTCCGTGATCTTCGAAGCTCAGCTCGCCGACCCGACGGTGGAACGGGAGCACCAGGTCATCCGCGACTGCGTGGAGCAGGCCGTGCTCGCCGAGCGGATGGGATTCGACCGGATCTGGGCCGTGGAGCACCACTCGCTGAAGTGGTACGCACACATGTCCGCACCTGAGATCTTTTTGACGTGGGTCGCGGCCAGGACGAACACCATACGCATCGGGCACGGCGTCGTGTGCATGCCCTTCAACTTCAACCACCCGGTGCGGGTCGCCGAGCGGGCCGCCATGCTCGACCTGCTCTCGGGAGGGCGGCTCGACCTGGGGGCCGGCCGCGGAGGCACCGTGCAGGAGACCTCGCTGTGCGGGGTGGACAAGGAGCGCACCACCGCGGAGGTCGAGGAGGCGCTGCGGATCATCGGCAGGGCCTGGCAGGAGGAGGAGCTGGAGTACCACGGTGAGCTGATCGACATCGACCCCCACCCGATCCTGCCGCGGCCCGCGCAGACCCCGCACCCGCCGCTGTTCCTCGCGTGCAGCCGGGAGGAGACCCTGGTGCAGGCCGCCGAGCTGGGGATCGGGGCCCTGGTGATGGGCTTCGCCGGGCCCGAGTCGATAGCCCGGATGCGCTCGGTGTACGACGCCGCCGTCGCCGGGAGGGACGGCGGCCGGTTCGTCTCCTCCGTCGTCAACGACCACTTCTCGGTGCTCTGCCCGACGATCGTGCTCGACGACCCGGAGGAGGCCCGCCGGATCGGTATCCGGGGCCAGCGGTTCTTCGCCCAGTCGATCGGCCACTGGTACGGCGGGGCCGGCATCCCGGACGAGGCGGTGGTCGAGGGCGCCGACGAGGCCGCGGAGATGCGCAGGGCCGCCGAGCAGGTGGTGGCGCGGCTGCACGAGCAGGCCATCCCGGTCCGGCCGACGTCCACGGCCACCTTCCACGCCGACCACGCCTACGGCAGCGCCGACGACGCCATCGCCTACGTGCAACGGCTCAAGGAGGCGGGGGCCGACGAGATCATGTGCCTGATCCAGATGGGCACGGTGGAGCAGGAGGCCTGCCTGGAGACCCTGCGGCAGTGGGGCGAGAAGGTCATCCCGCACTTCGCCGAGGGGCCCGGCGCGGACGCGCCCGGGGCCGACGTGCCCGGCCGGAACGGCTGA
- a CDS encoding transglutaminase family protein, with the protein MELIQEQPDLAAYLAADDAIDHGHPLVRETADALWTATGADAHAYAEVAFEFVRDTVPHSADSGDPRVSWRASDVLATRNGICYAKSHALAALLRAQGIPAALCYQLLADDDGSNPVVHGLIALRLPGRTQWFRQDPRGNKPGVDAQFSLDCEQLAFPVRPELGEVDYPELHAAPHPATLKALRDSADRPELWRRLPTSL; encoded by the coding sequence ATGGAACTGATCCAGGAGCAGCCCGACCTCGCCGCCTATCTGGCGGCCGACGACGCCATCGACCACGGCCACCCGCTCGTACGCGAAACCGCCGACGCCCTCTGGACCGCCACGGGCGCCGACGCGCATGCGTACGCCGAGGTGGCCTTCGAGTTCGTCCGCGACACCGTCCCGCACTCGGCGGACTCCGGCGACCCGCGCGTCAGCTGGCGCGCCTCCGACGTGCTCGCCACGCGCAACGGCATCTGCTACGCCAAGTCCCACGCGCTGGCCGCCCTGCTGCGCGCCCAGGGCATTCCGGCCGCCCTCTGCTACCAGCTCCTCGCGGACGACGACGGATCGAACCCCGTGGTCCACGGGCTGATCGCCCTGCGGCTGCCCGGCCGGACGCAGTGGTTCCGCCAGGACCCGCGGGGCAACAAGCCCGGCGTGGACGCGCAGTTCAGCCTCGACTGCGAGCAACTGGCCTTCCCCGTGCGCCCGGAGCTCGGCGAAGTCGACTACCCCGAGCTGCACGCCGCCCCGCACCCGGCCACGCTCAAGGCCCTCCGGGACTCCGCCGACCGGCCGGAGCTGTGGCGCAGGCTTCCGACGTCCCTGTAG